A region of Channa argus isolate prfri chromosome 8, Channa argus male v1.0, whole genome shotgun sequence DNA encodes the following proteins:
- the igfbp1a gene encoding insulin-like growth factor-binding protein 1a: MRQTLGAELAINTAARSAQLDIFPKIKGKTQLSKTSLISLHIFCSIFGIQINMLAVAGFCLQHVVVAVVCSVLATGTRGSPVVGQEPIRCAPCTTEKLSQCPAVAPGCAEVLQEPGCGCCLACALKAGEPCGIYTAPCGSGLKCTPRPGDPRPLHSLTRGQAVCTQRTEPEATPEPQSQDHGEADTDIDNAAIISEPGSNHYLPGHSKPFDPRAAADAQESMKAKLLANRKKVMEQGPCHIELQRALDKIAKSQQNLGDKFTRFYLPNCDKHGLYKPKQCESSLDGQRGQCWCVNTWNGKKIVGLTDLAADAECP; the protein is encoded by the exons ATGCGTCAAACACTCGGAGCGGAGCTGGCTATAAATACGGCAGCGCGCAGCGCGCAGTTAGACATTTTCCCAAAAATCAAAGGAAAGACACAACTGAGCAAGACCTCTTTGATCTCTCTCCACATTTTCTGCTCTATATTTGGTATCCAGATCAATATGTTGGCTGTGGCTGGATTCTGTTTGCAGCACGTCGTTGTGGCGGTCGTGTGCTCCGTGCTGGCCACAGGGACGCGAGGGTCCCCGGTGGTGGGGCAGGAGCCGATCCGATGCGCGCCGTGTACCACGGAGAAGCTGAGCCAGTGTCCGGCGGTGGCACCCGGATGCGCCGAGGTGCTGCAGGAGCCCGGCTGTGGATGCTGCCTCGCCTGCGCCCTGAAGGCTGGAGAGCCGTGCGGGATCTACACGGCGCCGTGCGGCTCAGGTCTGAAGTGCACCCCTAGACCCGGCGACCCGCGGCCGCTGCACTCGCTCACCAGGGGACAAGCCGTGTGCACGCAGCGCACTGAGCCCGAGGCGACCCCCGAGCCACAGAGTCAAG ATCACGGAGAGGCAGACACCGACATAGATAACGCAGCCATCATCTCAGAGCCCGGCTCCAACCACTACCTCCCTGGGCACAGTAAGCCCTTCGACCCGAGGGCCGCTGCGGACGCCCAGGAGAGCATGAAAGCCAAACTCCTCGCCAACCGCAAGAAGGTGATGGAGCAG GGGCCCTGCCACATCGAGCTGCAGAGGGCCTTGGACAAGATCGCCAAATCCCAGCAGAACTTAGGGGACAAGTTCACCAGGTTCTACCTTCCTAACTGTGACAAGCACGGGCTTTACAAACCCAAACAG TGTGAGTCCTCTCTGGACGGACAGAGGGGCCAGTGCTGGTGTGTGAACACCTGGAACGGGAAGAAGATTGTAGGTTTGACCGACCTGGCTGCAGACGCAGAGTGCCCTTAA